Genomic window (Haloprofundus halophilus):
TGACTGAGTATAGTCTTCCCTATGGCTGAACAGGAACCTCTAACAGTTGCTTCAGAAGACGGATTGCGAGCCGCTTGTTTAGCGTCCGATTCGCATTCCCACATTGCGGCGAGTGAACGCACGATGGACACCCGTCTTCACAGGGACAGCTAGAGAGCATTTCCAACGTGCGCTCAAGCATTGTCTCCAGCTTCCCGAACGCTTCTCGAGTAAGTCCTACTCCACCTGGATGACCATCGTGGACGAAAATCGTGCTCCATCCAGTGTGTGGATGATACTCGGTCGAGAGCCCACCGACGTCGCGACGAGCACAGAGAATCTCGAGTGGGAACAAAGAGATCAGTGCGTGCTCCAGAGCGTGAATACTCGCGAGAAATCCGTCCTCTTCCTCACTCGCAGCTTTGATGTCCTGCTCGATCTGCGGCGGAATTGTGAAATAGAGCCCACGGGTGCGAATTGTCCGTTCAGGAAGCGGCTCGTCGAAAGCCCGCTCGACGCCGTCCTCATCTGATGGGTGGTCATAGAGCATGTATCCCGTCACTTCTTCGGCGACGGTGAGATCCGCAAATCCAACAGAGACAGTCTCCTGTGAGGCGAGCCCGCCCGTCTTGAGCTCCTCTTCGATAGTAATTCGTTTCTCTGTGAGTGGACGGGTATACCCCATCGTGTTCACTGACTTCAGGAGCACACGGTCAGCATCGAATTCTGCCTCCGTCACACGATACGACTCCTTTTGATGATGATAGATTGCACCGGGGTGTGCATCACGAAGCGCATCGCCAAACGGCAGTGAGGTAAGTGTCCTATCACGCAGTCGATCATAAAGTTCGATTTGCCGATCATCGATAGAGCGGATGTCCATCGTGTGTTGCGGGCTGTCCTCTCCCATGTACTTCCACCGGGGACCGGTTCGAGAGCTAAATCGCTCTAGTTGGTCCGCGTCATCAAGAGACGCAACAGTCGCCGGATATTCAGTGCCGAAGTAGGTGTCGTCACTGGTGCGCAGGAACAGCTCTTGAGCCGCACAGCAGACGTGGTCATCTAGTATTTGGGTGTTTGCGGGGTTGACTGCTGCTTGTTCAGGGTCGCCGTCGAACAGGAGATCCGGATTCGCCATACAGTACTGGTCTAACGGATTCGGGCTTGCTACGAGGACAACGAGACTCGGATTTTCTCCACGTCCTGCCCGCCCAGCGCGCTGGAATGTGCTCATGCTTGTTCCTGGATGTCCGTCGAGAAGGACGACGTCGAGACTACCGACGTCGATGCCGAGTTCGAGTGCATTCGTACTCCAGACACCTCGAATGGATCCATCGCGAAGCCCCGCCTCGATGGTGGTCCGACGTTCGTCCTGGAGTGCTGAGTGGTATGCAGTAACCTGGTCCGCTAGCTCGTGTTCACCACGCTTTCGAAGCTTGCTATCGCACCAGTTTGCGTACTGCTCGGTTCCCTGTCTGGCCCGTGTGAAGACGAGCGTCTGATACCCTCGTTGAACAAGATCGCAGAACAACCGCACCGTTTCTGGGTGATGGGAACGGCGCTCTCCGCCTATAATCTCGTTGTGGTGGGGTACTTCAACCGGGCTTGATGGTGGTGGACTCGCTTCAGAACTGCCTTCTGCATTTGAAGGTGGTCCGTCGGCTGTCGCCGATTCTGTCTCCAGTTCCTCGTCTTCTCTTAGCGGTGGATTCCAGAATACCCACTGGCGAGGGCCTGTCGCACTGGTATCGTCGTTGATTAGTGAGAATTGGCTGGGTTGCTGTCCAGTGACTGCTGCTGCGTGTTCGATTGGATTCCCGATAGTTGCAGAGCAGCAGATGTACTGGGGAGTAGAATCGTAGTACTCTGCCAAACGCGAGAGACGACGGAAAATTAGTGAGACGTGGCTTCCGAATATCCCTCGGAACTCGTGTACTTCGTCGACGACGACCGTCTCGAGCTGTTGGAAGAGCCACTTCCAGTGTTTTGGTGATTTCGAATATGGGAGCAAACTTTTATGGATCATATCGGGGGTGGTCAAGAGAACATCTGGTTGGCGGGCCCAGACTTCGCGTTTCTCGGAGTCCGTCAGTAGTCCTGTATATGTCGCAACGTCGACGCTCCGACTCCCCTCAAGACCTGCAGCAATCTTGGAAATAGTATCTCTTTGATCGTTAATCAGAGCGTTCATCGGTGCGATATAGAGCGTCTTACCGTGGTGATCAAGAGCGCGCTCGAGTGCTGGCACCGTATAGGCGAGACTCTTGCCGCTAGCCGTCGGAGTAGCGAGTACGACATTGTCTCCGTCTCGGACGACTTCGATTGCGTCCGCTTGGTGTTGGAAGAGTTCGTTGATATCGTGACGAGAGAGTGCGCTCGCTAACCGGTGATCAAGATCGATTGGTGAGGTTTCGGCCGAGGCCCCTGGCGTTCGCTCCTGATGGGTGATTTGCCCCTCGTAGTAGGGCCGGTTTCTAAGCCACTCGATTGTCTTCTCCACGGACGATTCTCGATTCACGTGATCGTGTGTTGTGATTGTCTATTTTTCGCTCTACTGAGACGATTCCTTCGAGCTTCGGTTCACGAGACGAGCGACATACGCAGTAATGCGCTGAAAGACGCCCCTCTCTGTTTGCTCTTCAGCATCCGGTTCGGCGGTCTCTCGTTGCTGATCGCCCTCTCTGTGTTCTTCAAGGACCTTCCGGAATGTCGGATCGGGCTCAGTCGGCAACTCGTAGTGGTCACCCCGTGCGAGTGCTTCTTTCCGGGCGCAGTCCTCCTTGCACGAGATCCGTTTTTCATTATTGCTATCTTCTTGCCAGTCAACCGTACCAAAGAGAGCATCGTACTCCTGACTGCCAACGAGAGCTTGTGAGGTGA
Coding sequences:
- a CDS encoding DEAD/DEAH box helicase; translated protein: MEKTIEWLRNRPYYEGQITHQERTPGASAETSPIDLDHRLASALSRHDINELFQHQADAIEVVRDGDNVVLATPTASGKSLAYTVPALERALDHHGKTLYIAPMNALINDQRDTISKIAAGLEGSRSVDVATYTGLLTDSEKREVWARQPDVLLTTPDMIHKSLLPYSKSPKHWKWLFQQLETVVVDEVHEFRGIFGSHVSLIFRRLSRLAEYYDSTPQYICCSATIGNPIEHAAAVTGQQPSQFSLINDDTSATGPRQWVFWNPPLREDEELETESATADGPPSNAEGSSEASPPPSSPVEVPHHNEIIGGERRSHHPETVRLFCDLVQRGYQTLVFTRARQGTEQYANWCDSKLRKRGEHELADQVTAYHSALQDERRTTIEAGLRDGSIRGVWSTNALELGIDVGSLDVVLLDGHPGTSMSTFQRAGRAGRGENPSLVVLVASPNPLDQYCMANPDLLFDGDPEQAAVNPANTQILDDHVCCAAQELFLRTSDDTYFGTEYPATVASLDDADQLERFSSRTGPRWKYMGEDSPQHTMDIRSIDDRQIELYDRLRDRTLTSLPFGDALRDAHPGAIYHHQKESYRVTEAEFDADRVLLKSVNTMGYTRPLTEKRITIEEELKTGGLASQETVSVGFADLTVAEEVTGYMLYDHPSDEDGVERAFDEPLPERTIRTRGLYFTIPPQIEQDIKAASEEEDGFLASIHALEHALISLFPLEILCARRDVGGLSTEYHPHTGWSTIFVHDGHPGGVGLTREAFGKLETMLERTLEMLSSCPCEDGCPSCVHSPQCGNANRTLNKRLAIRLLKQLLEVPVQP